A genomic window from Martelella lutilitoris includes:
- a CDS encoding GFA family protein — MTKPSFSGGCQCGAVRYRVEGALATPHLCHCRMCQKAAGNYFMPLASAENGAFSLTRGAPRWFFSSEFVKRGFCENCGTPLFFMTEGGDHISVTLGSLDDPAAVVPATQDGVEGRVTFFRDLPGLPERGTDRSDLPGGTEGVAASNRQHPDHDTEQWPPVNEADAG; from the coding sequence ATGACGAAACCCAGCTTCTCCGGCGGTTGTCAGTGCGGCGCCGTGCGCTACCGGGTCGAGGGTGCGCTGGCGACGCCGCATCTTTGTCATTGCCGCATGTGCCAGAAGGCGGCCGGCAATTACTTCATGCCGCTGGCAAGCGCGGAAAACGGCGCGTTTTCGCTGACGCGCGGCGCGCCGCGATGGTTCTTTTCCTCTGAATTCGTCAAACGCGGCTTTTGCGAAAACTGCGGCACGCCGCTGTTCTTCATGACGGAGGGGGGCGATCATATATCGGTGACCCTGGGCAGTCTTGATGATCCCGCCGCGGTGGTTCCAGCCACGCAGGATGGCGTGGAAGGCCGTGTCACCTTTTTCCGAGATCTGCCCGGTCTTCCCGAACGCGGCACGGACCGCTCGGACCTTCCCGGCGGAACCGAAGGTGTGGCCGCCAGCAACCGCCAGCACCCCGACCACGACACCGAACAATGGCCGCCTGTAAATGAAGCGGATGCCGGATAA
- a CDS encoding endonuclease domain-containing protein, with translation MPHYSVSRRLRSNARRMRSDMTEAELKLWDELRAGRLEGLQFRRPMPIDRYIADFACPGHKLIIKVDGSQHGERLAEDAERTTRLAAQGWTVLRFWNDDVLRDIDAVCTHIRRTIGEHES, from the coding sequence ATGCCGCATTACAGCGTCTCACGACGTTTGCGCTCCAACGCGAGACGCATGCGCAGCGACATGACCGAGGCAGAGCTGAAGCTTTGGGATGAATTGCGCGCGGGACGGTTGGAGGGGCTGCAGTTTCGCCGCCCGATGCCGATTGATCGCTACATTGCCGATTTCGCCTGTCCCGGTCACAAGCTGATCATCAAAGTCGACGGCTCGCAGCATGGCGAAAGGCTCGCTGAAGACGCAGAACGCACCACGCGCCTCGCCGCGCAAGGCTGGACCGTGCTCCGCTTCTGGAACGACGATGTGCTGCGCGATATCGACGCCGTTTGCACCCATATTCGCAGAACCATCGGGGAGCATGAGTCATGA
- the cysS gene encoding cysteine--tRNA ligase: protein MGDALKLYNTLTREKAEFRPIDPDNVRMYVCGPTVYDFAHIGNARPVIVFDVLFRLLRHLYGEDHVTYVRNITDVDDKINARAKQDYPDLRLNEAIRRVTEKTADQFHKDVAALGVLEPTVEPRATEHIDGMVAMIQTLIDKGNAYLAQGAEGREVLFDVPSMPDYGRLSRRNLEDQQAGARIAVESHKKSPADFVLWKESAADEPGWDGRFTFDGKAETINGRPGWHIECSVMSEKHLGETFDIHGGGLDLIFPHHENEIAQSCSAHGNHVMANVWMHNGFVQVEGRKMSKSDGNFFTIHELLETENFGGRKWPGEVLRLAMLMTHYREPIDFSTEKLLEARRTLWKFRKWAFKDQEVGYQSIHNTQAPHPGVLDALRDDLNTHAAIKSLHEQINVLSNSSSHADPEHEHRLIQFRQSLRLLGFSVEANQLSEDQTRLIDEKITQRLAFIREKNWAEADRIRDELASQGIQLKDSKNKETGERETTWEVKR from the coding sequence ATGGGCGACGCCCTGAAGCTCTACAACACACTGACGCGCGAGAAGGCCGAATTCCGGCCGATCGATCCCGACAATGTGCGCATGTATGTGTGCGGGCCGACGGTCTATGACTTTGCCCATATCGGCAATGCGCGACCGGTGATCGTCTTCGACGTGCTGTTCCGTCTGCTGCGCCATCTCTATGGCGAGGACCACGTCACCTATGTGCGCAACATCACCGACGTCGACGACAAGATCAACGCGCGGGCAAAGCAGGACTACCCGGACCTGCGGCTGAACGAGGCGATCCGCCGCGTGACCGAAAAGACCGCCGACCAGTTCCACAAGGACGTCGCCGCGCTCGGCGTGCTGGAGCCCACCGTGGAGCCGCGCGCGACCGAGCATATCGACGGCATGGTGGCGATGATCCAGACGCTCATCGACAAGGGCAACGCCTATCTCGCGCAGGGCGCCGAGGGCAGGGAAGTGCTGTTCGATGTGCCGTCCATGCCCGACTATGGGCGTTTGTCACGGCGCAATCTGGAAGACCAGCAGGCCGGCGCCCGCATCGCCGTCGAAAGCCACAAGAAGAGCCCGGCGGATTTCGTGCTGTGGAAGGAAAGTGCGGCCGACGAGCCCGGCTGGGACGGGCGTTTTACCTTTGACGGGAAGGCCGAAACCATCAACGGCCGCCCCGGCTGGCATATCGAATGCTCGGTGATGTCGGAGAAGCATCTCGGCGAGACCTTCGACATTCACGGCGGCGGCCTTGACCTGATCTTCCCCCACCACGAAAACGAGATCGCGCAATCCTGCTCGGCCCACGGCAATCACGTGATGGCCAATGTCTGGATGCATAACGGCTTCGTGCAGGTCGAAGGCCGGAAGATGTCGAAGTCCGACGGCAACTTCTTCACCATCCACGAACTGCTGGAAACGGAAAACTTCGGCGGCCGCAAATGGCCGGGCGAGGTGCTGCGCCTTGCGATGCTGATGACCCACTATCGCGAGCCGATCGATTTTTCGACAGAAAAACTACTCGAAGCTAGGCGCACCCTCTGGAAGTTTAGAAAGTGGGCTTTCAAAGATCAGGAAGTGGGGTACCAATCCATTCACAATACTCAGGCACCTCACCCAGGTGTGCTGGATGCCCTTCGCGATGACCTTAATACACATGCCGCGATTAAATCCCTGCATGAACAAATTAACGTATTGAGCAACTCGTCGTCACATGCAGACCCAGAACATGAGCATAGGTTAATTCAGTTCCGCCAATCTTTGCGTTTGCTTGGCTTTTCGGTGGAAGCCAATCAGCTTAGTGAAGATCAGACTAGGCTAATTGACGAAAAGATCACCCAGCGTCTCGCCTTCATCCGCGAAAAAAACTGGGCCGAGGCCGACCGCATCCGCGATGAACTGGCATCTCAGGGCATCCAGCTGAAGGACTCCAAGAACAAGGAAACCGGCGAGCGCGAAACCACATGGGAGGTCAAGCGGTGA
- a CDS encoding outer membrane protein: protein MIRSISIIALVAVSAVPALAADIVTPPPSLPPVAPPPAVFDWTGFYVGALAGYHWTDADPHTFRVVQDHIRIDNWLGGGFVGANYQFENNLVVGIEGEFDYLAGSGNENLQVVISNKVETAEGKLDLGWSGSLRGRFGYAYENTMLFGTAGGELASGRGTGSFNGQSIDTGTRTVKAWTVGAGIEHAFTDNFFARAEYRYSYYPKISHDFSWDKDFSIEASRNKFQVGLGYKF from the coding sequence ATGATCAGATCAATCAGTATTATTGCACTTGTGGCGGTTTCCGCAGTGCCGGCATTGGCAGCGGATATCGTCACCCCGCCACCGTCCCTGCCGCCGGTCGCTCCGCCTCCCGCCGTCTTTGACTGGACGGGCTTTTATGTCGGCGCTCTGGCCGGGTATCACTGGACGGACGCAGACCCGCACACCTTTCGCGTCGTCCAGGACCATATCAGGATCGACAACTGGCTGGGCGGCGGCTTTGTCGGCGCCAACTACCAGTTCGAGAACAATCTCGTCGTCGGCATCGAAGGCGAATTTGACTATCTCGCCGGCTCGGGCAACGAGAACCTCCAGGTGGTGATTTCCAACAAGGTCGAGACGGCCGAGGGAAAGCTGGATCTCGGCTGGTCGGGCTCGCTGCGCGGTCGTTTCGGCTATGCCTATGAAAACACGATGCTGTTCGGCACAGCAGGCGGCGAGCTGGCAAGCGGGCGCGGCACGGGCAGTTTCAACGGACAATCGATCGACACCGGCACCCGGACGGTCAAGGCGTGGACGGTCGGCGCCGGCATCGAACACGCGTTCACCGATAATTTCTTCGCCCGCGCCGAATATCGCTATTCCTATTATCCGAAAATCAGCCACGACTTCAGCTGGGACAAGGACTTCA